One window from the genome of Paracoccus marcusii encodes:
- a CDS encoding branched-chain amino acid ABC transporter permease: MATNRQAATSASPWRAPILFAVLAILFVLEGTVRNSMFSGSWNTSLAILNMGLLSAITALGVNMQWGYAGLFNVGVVGFLAMGALAPVLVSLPPVEGAWAAGGTRLMLALAVGVGTLAMAKLAWTRTRSGILTAVVLIGGFVAYRWLFDPAVIAIEANNPARNGNIGGLGLPVLLSWVVGGLFAAAAAWAIGKVALGLRSDYLAIATLGIGEIIVAVMKNEDWLARGVKNITSIPRPVAQEVALQRNPDFVDFAASWGFPAAEASGIWVKLSYMSLFLVVLLVIILLAELALKSPWGRMMRAIRDNETAAEAMGKDVTRRHLQVFILGSAVIGVAGAMMVTLDGLLAPTSYNPLRYTFLIWVMVIVGGSGNNWGAVLGAVTIWFLWIKAEVWGPALIAMLTGPMADGPVKAHLLDSAPHMRFIAMGAVLLLVLRFAPRGLLPEK; encoded by the coding sequence ATGGCAACCAACCGTCAAGCCGCGACATCCGCCAGCCCCTGGCGCGCGCCGATCCTGTTCGCGGTGCTGGCCATCCTGTTCGTGCTGGAGGGCACGGTCCGGAACAGCATGTTCTCGGGCAGCTGGAACACGTCGCTGGCGATTCTGAACATGGGGCTGCTGTCCGCGATCACCGCCCTGGGCGTCAACATGCAGTGGGGCTATGCGGGCCTGTTCAACGTGGGCGTGGTGGGCTTTCTGGCGATGGGCGCGCTGGCCCCCGTCCTGGTGTCGCTGCCCCCGGTCGAAGGAGCATGGGCCGCGGGTGGCACGCGGCTGATGCTGGCGCTGGCCGTGGGCGTGGGAACGCTGGCCATGGCCAAGCTGGCCTGGACGCGCACCCGCAGCGGCATCCTGACCGCGGTCGTGCTGATCGGCGGCTTTGTCGCCTATCGCTGGCTGTTCGATCCCGCGGTCATCGCGATCGAGGCGAACAACCCGGCCCGCAACGGCAATATCGGCGGCCTTGGCCTGCCGGTGCTGCTGTCCTGGGTGGTGGGCGGCCTGTTCGCGGCCGCCGCGGCCTGGGCCATCGGCAAGGTCGCCCTGGGCCTGCGGTCCGATTACCTGGCCATCGCCACGCTTGGCATCGGCGAGATCATCGTGGCCGTGATGAAGAACGAGGACTGGCTGGCCCGTGGGGTCAAGAACATCACCTCGATCCCGCGCCCCGTCGCGCAGGAGGTGGCCCTGCAGCGCAACCCTGATTTCGTCGACTTTGCCGCCAGTTGGGGCTTCCCCGCGGCCGAGGCGTCAGGCATCTGGGTCAAACTTTCCTACATGTCGCTGTTCCTGGTCGTGCTGCTGGTCATCATCCTGCTGGCCGAACTGGCGCTGAAATCGCCCTGGGGCCGCATGATGCGCGCCATCCGCGACAACGAGACCGCGGCCGAGGCGATGGGCAAGGACGTGACCCGCCGCCACCTGCAGGTGTTCATCCTGGGGTCGGCGGTCATTGGGGTCGCGGGCGCGATGATGGTCACGCTGGACGGGCTTTTGGCGCCGACAAGCTATAACCCGCTGCGCTATACTTTCCTGATCTGGGTGATGGTGATCGTCGGCGGGTCTGGCAACAACTGGGGTGCAGTGCTGGGGGCCGTCACCATCTGGTTCCTGTGGATCAAGGCCGAGGTCTGGGGTCCTGCCCTGATCGCCATGCTGACCGGGCCGATGGCCGACGGGCCGGTCAAGGCGCACCTGCTGGACAGCGCGCCGCACATGCGCTTCATCGCGATGGGGGCGGTGCTGCTGCTGGTGCTGCGGTTTGCGCCACGGGGCCTGCTGCCCGAAAAATAA
- a CDS encoding CAP domain-containing protein, whose amino-acid sequence MKRLSLAATCVLALSACQMPIPGLTAPQAPADQALATECRGEVDAGLRLSAAVNAARAAEGKNALASSAELDRIALAHACDMARMGRADVAGSNGSNVVDRARSVGYPTCGVVQLVGAGGTPEGTVNAWLVPGPQREQVLGQLSYQIGSGVVRGADGRLWHSTVLGNNCR is encoded by the coding sequence ATGAAGCGCTTGTCCCTTGCCGCCACCTGCGTTCTGGCCCTGTCTGCCTGCCAGATGCCGATTCCCGGCCTGACGGCCCCGCAGGCCCCCGCCGATCAGGCGCTGGCCACAGAATGCCGCGGAGAGGTCGACGCGGGGCTGCGCCTGTCCGCCGCCGTCAACGCCGCCCGCGCGGCCGAGGGCAAGAACGCACTGGCCAGCAGTGCGGAACTGGACCGCATCGCGCTGGCCCATGCCTGCGACATGGCGCGAATGGGCCGCGCTGACGTGGCCGGGTCGAACGGGTCGAACGTCGTCGACCGCGCGCGGTCCGTGGGCTATCCGACCTGCGGCGTGGTCCAGCTGGTCGGCGCCGGCGGCACGCCCGAAGGAACGGTCAACGCGTGGCTTGTCCCCGGCCCGCAGCGGGAACAGGTCCTGGGACAGCTCAGCTATCAAATCGGCAGCGGAGTCGTGCGCGGCGCGGACGGGCGGCTGTGGCACAGCACGGTTCTGGGCAACAACTGCCGCTGA
- the guaA gene encoding glutamine-hydrolyzing GMP synthase, with protein MTQHQRLLIIDFGSQVTQLIARRLRELNVYCEIHPFNTVTDDTLRQMAPQAIILSGGPASVTTDGSPRAPQAVFDMGVPVFGICYGQQVMMEQLGGRVEAGHHAEYGRAFIAPAPGHKSDGIFAGLFDTGREEVWMSHGDRVTSLAPGFEVIGTSPNAPMAMIADEARHFYAVQFHPEVHHTPNGRTMLANFVRLAGFTGDWTMASYKDEAIRKIRETVGDRKVICGLSGGVDSSVAAVLIHEAIGDQLTCVFVDHGLLRLNEGEDVVKMFRDNYNIPLIHANEADLFLGSLEGVSDPEVKRKTIGRLFIDVFQKYASQIEGADFLAQGTLYPDVIESVSFSGGPSVTIKSHHNVGGLPEKMGLKLVEPLRELFKDEVRELGRELGLPESFIGRHPFPGPGLAIRCPGEITREKLEILRKADAVFIDQIRKHGLYDEIWQAFVAILPVRTVGVMGDGRTYDFACALRAVTSVDGMTADYYPFTHDFLGETATRIINEVKGINRCTYDITSKPPGTIEWE; from the coding sequence ATGACCCAGCACCAGCGCCTTCTGATCATCGACTTCGGCAGCCAGGTGACGCAGCTGATCGCGCGTCGCCTGCGTGAACTGAACGTCTATTGCGAAATCCACCCGTTCAACACGGTGACCGACGACACGCTGCGCCAGATGGCGCCGCAGGCGATCATCCTGTCGGGCGGCCCCGCCAGCGTCACGACCGACGGCAGCCCGCGCGCGCCCCAGGCCGTGTTCGACATGGGCGTGCCCGTCTTTGGCATCTGCTATGGCCAGCAGGTCATGATGGAGCAGCTGGGCGGCCGGGTCGAGGCCGGGCACCACGCCGAATACGGCCGCGCCTTCATCGCGCCCGCGCCGGGCCACAAGTCCGACGGCATCTTTGCCGGCCTGTTCGACACGGGCCGCGAAGAGGTCTGGATGAGCCATGGCGACCGCGTCACCAGCCTTGCGCCGGGCTTCGAGGTCATCGGCACCTCGCCCAACGCGCCCATGGCGATGATCGCGGACGAGGCGCGCCATTTCTATGCCGTCCAGTTCCACCCCGAGGTGCATCACACGCCGAACGGCCGCACCATGCTGGCGAACTTCGTCCGGCTGGCGGGCTTCACCGGCGACTGGACCATGGCCAGCTACAAGGACGAGGCGATCCGCAAGATCCGCGAGACCGTGGGCGACCGCAAGGTGATCTGCGGCCTGTCGGGCGGCGTGGATTCGTCGGTGGCGGCGGTCCTGATCCACGAGGCGATCGGCGACCAGCTGACCTGCGTCTTCGTCGATCACGGGTTGCTGCGGCTGAACGAGGGCGAGGACGTCGTCAAGATGTTCCGCGACAACTACAACATCCCGCTGATCCATGCGAACGAGGCCGACCTGTTCCTGGGATCGCTGGAAGGCGTCAGCGACCCCGAGGTCAAGCGCAAGACCATCGGTCGGCTGTTCATCGACGTGTTCCAGAAATACGCCAGCCAGATCGAGGGCGCCGATTTCTTGGCGCAGGGGACGCTGTACCCGGACGTGATCGAGAGCGTCAGCTTCAGCGGCGGCCCGTCGGTCACGATCAAGTCGCACCACAACGTCGGCGGCCTGCCCGAGAAGATGGGCCTGAAGCTGGTGGAACCCCTGCGCGAACTGTTCAAGGACGAAGTCCGCGAGCTGGGCCGCGAACTGGGCCTGCCCGAGAGCTTCATCGGTCGCCACCCCTTCCCCGGCCCCGGTCTGGCCATCCGCTGCCCCGGAGAGATCACCCGCGAAAAGCTGGAGATCCTGCGCAAGGCCGACGCGGTCTTCATCGACCAGATCCGCAAGCACGGTCTGTACGACGAGATCTGGCAGGCCTTCGTGGCGATCCTGCCGGTGCGCACGGTGGGCGTGATGGGCGACGGCCGGACCTATGATTTCGCCTGCGCGCTGCGGGCCGTGACCTCGGTCGACGGGATGACGGCGGACTATTATCCCTTTACCCACGACTTCCTGGGCGAGACCGCGACGCGGATCATCAACGAGGTCAAGGGCATCAACCGTTGCACCTATGACATCACGTCCAAGCCGCCGGGCACGATCGAATGGGAATGA
- a CDS encoding cryptochrome/photolyase family protein: MRLILVLGDQLSPDLSALREARPDDLIVMAEVMSEASYVPHHPQKIAFLFAAMRKFADRLREAGHRVAYATLDDPDNTQSIPGELLRHAATHGAERVIATRSGEWRLIAALDDLPVPVTQLPDDRFICSQPEFEAWADGRKELRMEWFYREMRRKTGLLMESDLPMGGKWNYDHDNRKPAQADLLRIPPPRFEPDAVTAQVLDLVEARFPDNFGRLRPFGYATDRAGALQVLAHFIDHSLDEFGPYQDAMLQDDPFLHHSILSPYINAGLLSPMEVCQAAADAHAAGKVRLNSAEGFIRQIIGWREYMRGIYFLEGPDYAARNVLVHDRDLPPVYWGAPTRMNCMAQAVGQTRDHAYAHHIQRLMVTGNFALLAGIDPAQVHEWYLAVYVDAYEWVEAPNVIGMSQFADGGVVGSKPYVSSGNYIAKMSDYCGGCAYKVTQKTGPGACPFNVLYWDFMVRHRDRFQSNPRIGRAYATWDRMDADKRRQIRSDAAAFLDRLDAGDPV; the protein is encoded by the coding sequence ATGCGTCTGATCCTGGTGCTGGGCGACCAGCTGTCACCTGACCTGTCAGCGCTGCGCGAGGCGCGCCCCGACGATCTGATCGTGATGGCCGAGGTGATGTCCGAGGCAAGCTATGTCCCTCACCACCCCCAGAAGATTGCCTTCCTGTTCGCCGCGATGCGCAAGTTCGCGGACCGTCTGCGCGAGGCCGGCCACCGCGTCGCCTATGCGACGCTGGACGATCCGGACAACACCCAGTCCATTCCCGGAGAGCTGCTGCGCCATGCCGCGACGCATGGCGCCGAGCGCGTGATCGCCACGCGGTCTGGGGAATGGCGCCTGATCGCCGCGCTGGACGACCTGCCCGTGCCCGTCACGCAGCTGCCCGACGACCGCTTCATCTGCAGCCAGCCGGAGTTCGAGGCCTGGGCCGACGGCCGCAAGGAATTGCGGATGGAGTGGTTCTATCGCGAGATGCGCCGCAAGACCGGGCTGCTGATGGAGAGCGACCTACCGATGGGCGGCAAGTGGAACTATGACCACGACAACCGCAAGCCCGCCCAGGCCGATCTGCTGCGGATACCCCCGCCCCGGTTCGAGCCCGACGCGGTGACCGCGCAGGTGCTGGACCTGGTCGAGGCACGGTTTCCCGACAATTTCGGCCGTCTGCGGCCCTTTGGCTATGCCACCGACCGGGCCGGCGCGCTGCAGGTCCTGGCGCATTTCATCGACCATTCGCTGGACGAATTCGGCCCCTATCAGGACGCGATGCTGCAGGACGATCCGTTCCTGCATCATTCGATCCTGTCGCCCTATATCAACGCGGGCCTGCTGTCCCCGATGGAGGTGTGCCAAGCCGCCGCCGACGCCCATGCCGCGGGCAAGGTCCGCCTGAATTCGGCCGAAGGCTTCATCCGTCAGATCATCGGGTGGCGCGAATACATGCGTGGCATCTATTTTCTGGAAGGGCCGGACTATGCCGCGCGCAACGTGCTGGTGCATGACCGCGACCTGCCGCCGGTCTATTGGGGTGCGCCCACGCGGATGAACTGCATGGCGCAGGCGGTGGGACAGACCCGCGATCACGCCTATGCGCATCATATCCAGCGGCTGATGGTGACGGGAAACTTCGCCCTGCTGGCGGGGATCGATCCGGCGCAGGTCCATGAATGGTATCTGGCCGTCTATGTCGACGCCTATGAATGGGTCGAGGCACCCAACGTCATCGGGATGAGCCAGTTCGCGGATGGCGGCGTGGTTGGGTCCAAGCCCTATGTCAGTTCGGGCAACTACATCGCCAAGATGTCGGATTATTGCGGCGGATGCGCCTACAAGGTGACGCAGAAGACCGGGCCGGGCGCCTGCCCGTTCAACGTGCTCTACTGGGATTTCATGGTGCGTCATCGCGACCGGTTCCAGTCGAACCCCCGCATCGGGCGCGCTTATGCGACCTGGGACCGGATGGACGCCGACAAGCGCCGCCAGATCCGCAGCGACGCGGCCGCGTTCCTGGACCGCCTGGATGCGGGCGATCCGGTCTGA
- a CDS encoding GNAT family N-acetyltransferase translates to MDCACGHAHTPALDPSGTPVPLSPAPVALHGRLICHDTAQMLTALDLLQDHADASRAEPGCLRFDIAQSDDPMVWTLSEVFADEDAFAAHQARTASSPWGLRSRDMGRDFHRHAAQVMIRPEVPSDHAALHALLVRAFDGPAEARLLRALRADGDLSHALVAHVEGVPVGLVALSPLQAPEPAFALAPLAVHPAMQRRGIGRALIDAALRAATGPVVVVGDPTVYAGSGFVPADLASPYAGPGLQIHGSLPRGSAVVHAGAFTAL, encoded by the coding sequence ATGGATTGCGCCTGCGGCCATGCCCATACCCCCGCCCTGGACCCCTCTGGCACGCCGGTGCCCCTGTCGCCTGCCCCCGTCGCCCTGCACGGACGCCTGATCTGTCACGACACGGCACAGATGCTGACCGCGCTGGACCTGCTGCAGGATCATGCCGATGCCAGCCGCGCCGAGCCGGGATGCCTGCGCTTTGACATCGCGCAATCCGACGACCCGATGGTCTGGACCCTGTCCGAGGTCTTTGCCGATGAGGACGCGTTCGCGGCGCATCAGGCCCGCACGGCATCCAGCCCCTGGGGCCTGCGCAGCCGCGACATGGGTCGCGATTTCCATCGCCACGCCGCGCAGGTCATGATCCGCCCCGAAGTCCCGTCGGATCACGCAGCCCTGCACGCCTTGCTGGTACGCGCATTCGATGGCCCGGCCGAGGCCCGCCTGCTGCGCGCGCTGCGGGCTGATGGCGATCTGTCCCACGCGCTGGTGGCCCATGTCGAAGGCGTGCCGGTCGGCCTTGTCGCCCTGTCGCCCCTGCAGGCGCCGGAACCGGCATTCGCCTTGGCGCCGCTGGCCGTCCATCCGGCCATGCAGCGGCGCGGCATCGGTCGGGCGCTGATCGATGCCGCACTGCGCGCCGCGACGGGGCCGGTCGTGGTCGTGGGCGATCCCACGGTCTATGCCGGATCGGGCTTCGTCCCCGCGGATCTGGCATCCCCCTATGCGGGACCTGGCCTGCAGATCCACGGCAGCCTGCCCCGGGGTAGCGCTGTCGTCCATGCCGGGGCCTTTACGGCGCTGTGA
- a CDS encoding M3 family oligoendopeptidase → MAGNTVFDATDPARAKGDFGTLPEWDLSDLYTAPDSPELTADIARIETQAQAFAAEYQGKLADLTPAQMLEAVEAFEQINILAGRVMSYIGLRYYQNTTDPVRAKQMGDLQARITDLTTPIIFFSLEFNRIPDATYESMFTAADGPARYKPVFDRMRAMRPHQLSDELEQFLHDTSVVGAAAWNRLFDETTAALTFDVDGETLGLEATLNLLTDHDRARREAAAHALAKVFTANVGLFTRIHNTLAKEMAIEDKWRKMPTPQYGRHLSNHVEPEVVEALRNAVTAAYPRLSHRYYALKAKWLGLDKLQVWDRNAPLPTDAPRVIDWPEARSTVLDAYAGFSPELAELAEPFFDRGWIDAGVKPGKAPGAFAHPTVSTAHPYILVNYLGKPRDVMTLAHELGHGVHQRLAARQGELLSSTPLTLAETASVFGEMLTFRALLAKTTDPAQKKALLAGKVEDMINTVVRQIAFYDFECRLHAARAEGELTPDDINALWMAVQHESLGPVFEYMPGYETFWTYVPHFVHSPFYVYAYAFGDGLVNALYAAYEDGLPDFQDKYFDLLKAGGSKHHRELLAPFGLDASDPAFWDKGLSMIESLIDQLEALEA, encoded by the coding sequence ATGGCAGGCAACACCGTCTTCGATGCAACCGATCCGGCGCGCGCCAAGGGCGATTTCGGCACCCTGCCCGAATGGGATCTCAGCGACCTCTATACCGCCCCCGACAGCCCCGAACTGACCGCGGACATCGCGCGCATCGAGACGCAGGCGCAGGCCTTTGCCGCCGAATACCAGGGCAAGCTGGCCGACCTGACGCCCGCGCAGATGCTGGAGGCGGTCGAGGCGTTCGAGCAAATCAATATCCTGGCCGGGCGCGTCATGTCCTATATCGGGCTGCGCTATTACCAGAACACCACCGACCCGGTCCGTGCCAAGCAGATGGGCGACCTGCAGGCGCGCATCACCGATCTGACGACGCCGATCATCTTCTTCTCGCTGGAGTTCAACCGCATCCCCGATGCGACCTACGAATCCATGTTCACCGCCGCCGACGGCCCTGCCCGCTACAAGCCGGTCTTCGACCGGATGCGCGCGATGCGGCCCCACCAACTGTCGGACGAGCTGGAGCAGTTCCTGCACGACACTTCGGTCGTCGGCGCCGCCGCCTGGAACCGCCTGTTCGACGAGACGACCGCCGCCCTGACCTTCGACGTCGACGGAGAGACCCTGGGCCTGGAGGCCACGCTGAACCTGCTGACCGACCACGACCGGGCACGCCGCGAGGCCGCCGCCCATGCGCTGGCCAAGGTCTTCACCGCGAATGTCGGGCTGTTCACGCGCATCCACAACACGCTGGCCAAGGAAATGGCGATCGAGGACAAGTGGCGCAAGATGCCCACGCCGCAATACGGCCGTCACCTGTCGAACCATGTCGAACCCGAGGTGGTCGAGGCGCTGCGCAATGCCGTCACCGCCGCCTATCCCCGCCTGTCGCACCGCTATTACGCGCTGAAGGCGAAATGGCTGGGGCTGGACAAGCTGCAGGTCTGGGACCGGAACGCGCCGCTGCCGACCGACGCGCCCCGCGTGATCGATTGGCCCGAGGCACGGTCGACGGTTCTGGACGCCTATGCCGGCTTCTCGCCGGAACTGGCCGAACTGGCCGAACCGTTCTTCGACAGGGGCTGGATCGACGCGGGCGTCAAGCCGGGCAAGGCGCCGGGCGCGTTCGCGCACCCGACCGTCTCGACCGCGCATCCCTATATCCTGGTGAACTATCTGGGCAAACCGCGCGACGTGATGACCTTGGCGCACGAACTGGGCCACGGCGTTCATCAGCGTCTGGCCGCCCGTCAGGGGGAGCTGCTGTCCTCGACGCCGCTGACCCTGGCGGAAACCGCGTCCGTCTTCGGTGAGATGCTGACCTTCCGCGCGCTGCTGGCCAAGACCACCGACCCCGCGCAGAAGAAGGCCCTGCTGGCGGGCAAGGTCGAGGACATGATCAACACGGTCGTCCGTCAGATCGCGTTCTATGATTTCGAGTGCCGCCTGCACGCCGCCCGCGCCGAGGGAGAGCTGACTCCCGACGACATCAACGCGCTGTGGATGGCCGTCCAGCATGAAAGCCTGGGCCCGGTCTTCGAATACATGCCGGGATACGAGACGTTCTGGACCTATGTCCCGCATTTCGTGCATTCGCCCTTCTATGTCTATGCCTATGCCTTCGGCGACGGGCTGGTGAACGCGCTCTATGCCGCCTACGAGGACGGCCTGCCGGACTTTCAGGACAAGTATTTCGACCTGCTGAAGGCCGGCGGCTCCAAGCATCACCGCGAACTGCTGGCACCGTTCGGCCTGGATGCGTCCGACCCGGCCTTCTGGGACAAGGGCCTGTCCATGATCGAGAGCCTGATCGACCAGCTGGAGGCGCTGGAGGCGTGA
- a CDS encoding dipeptidase gives MWKRVLLGTGVVLAMGVAGFLTFAPAYVERGMNPVTIPAEGWPVTAEAQALHDRLVIGDWHSDALLWDRDLLDRADRGHTDVPRLLDGNMAVQVFTTVTKSPRGQNYDHNSTDTGDNITPLFIGQLRPPRSWFSLRERALVQAQALQDAADRAPDRLRVIRSRADLADHLARRQAGAQVLGAVLGSEGGHPLEGDPANLDVLYDAGFRLMGLTHFFDNELGGSLHGEGGTGAGLSDFGRQVADAMIARGMIIDVTHASPQMVRDVLAIPGARPVLSHTGITRHCPSPRNLPDDLVADIAQAGGIIGVGFWSDVVCGSTPADVAQAIAAAIEIAGEDHVSLGSDWDGSVDTPFDAAHLSALTQALLDQGMSEVQIAKVMGGNMMAYLAETLPEN, from the coding sequence ATGTGGAAACGGGTGCTGCTGGGGACGGGCGTGGTCCTGGCGATGGGCGTGGCGGGGTTTCTGACCTTCGCCCCGGCCTATGTCGAACGCGGGATGAACCCCGTCACCATACCTGCGGAAGGCTGGCCGGTCACGGCAGAGGCGCAGGCCCTGCATGACCGGCTGGTGATCGGCGACTGGCATTCCGATGCGTTGTTGTGGGACCGCGACCTGCTGGACCGTGCGGATCGGGGTCATACCGACGTTCCGCGCCTGCTGGACGGGAACATGGCGGTGCAGGTCTTCACCACCGTCACGAAAAGCCCCCGCGGCCAGAACTATGACCACAACTCCACCGATACCGGCGACAACATCACGCCCCTGTTCATCGGACAGCTGCGCCCGCCGCGCAGCTGGTTCTCGCTGCGCGAACGGGCGCTGGTGCAGGCGCAGGCGTTGCAGGACGCCGCGGATCGCGCACCTGACCGGCTGCGGGTAATCCGCAGCCGCGCCGATCTGGCCGACCATCTGGCGCGGCGGCAGGCAGGCGCGCAGGTGCTGGGCGCGGTGCTGGGATCGGAAGGCGGTCACCCTCTGGAGGGCGATCCGGCCAATCTGGACGTGCTCTATGACGCGGGCTTCCGGTTGATGGGGCTGACGCATTTCTTCGACAACGAACTGGGCGGCAGCCTGCACGGAGAGGGCGGCACCGGCGCGGGCCTGTCCGATTTCGGGCGTCAGGTGGCGGACGCGATGATCGCGCGCGGCATGATCATCGACGTGACCCATGCCAGCCCACAGATGGTGCGCGACGTGCTGGCCATTCCGGGCGCGCGGCCGGTCCTGTCCCATACCGGCATCACCCGCCACTGCCCCAGCCCCCGCAACCTGCCCGACGATCTGGTCGCGGACATCGCGCAGGCGGGCGGGATCATCGGCGTCGGGTTCTGGTCGGACGTGGTCTGCGGATCGACGCCCGCCGACGTGGCCCAGGCCATCGCAGCCGCGATCGAGATCGCCGGAGAGGACCACGTCTCGCTCGGCTCGGACTGGGACGGGTCGGTCGACACGCCGTTCGACGCCGCCCATCTTTCGGCACTGACCCAGGCACTGCTTGACCAGGGCATGTCAGAGGTGCAGATCGCCAAGGTCATGGGAGGCAACATGATGGCCTATCTGGCCGAAACCCTGCCCGAGAACTGA
- the rbsD gene encoding D-ribose pyranase: MKRTTLLHAELSGLIAAFGHGDMLVIGDAGLPVPAGVRVIDLALTRGIPGVFDVLDAVLVELVVERSAMATEAAPDLQAEFARRDIGPVTMLSHDDFKAASRHARAIVRTGECTPYANVALYAGVAF; this comes from the coding sequence ATGAAACGCACGACCTTGCTGCATGCCGAACTGTCAGGGCTGATCGCCGCCTTCGGCCATGGCGACATGCTGGTGATCGGCGATGCCGGGCTGCCCGTGCCCGCCGGCGTCCGGGTCATTGACCTGGCCCTGACCCGCGGCATTCCGGGCGTCTTCGACGTGCTGGATGCGGTGCTGGTCGAACTGGTCGTCGAACGTTCGGCAATGGCGACCGAAGCCGCCCCCGACCTGCAGGCCGAATTCGCGCGACGCGACATCGGACCGGTCACCATGCTGTCGCATGACGACTTCAAGGCGGCGTCGCGCCACGCCCGCGCGATCGTGCGGACCGGGGAATGCACCCCCTATGCCAATGTGGCCCTTTACGCCGGCGTGGCGTTTTAG
- a CDS encoding entericidin A/B family lipoprotein: protein MQKKILGLTAVLAMMTLAACETVQGAGRDISTAGAVVQQESAEAQAGM from the coding sequence ATGCAGAAGAAGATCCTGGGCCTGACCGCCGTTCTGGCCATGATGACGCTGGCCGCCTGCGAAACCGTGCAAGGTGCGGGACGCGACATCTCGACCGCCGGCGCGGTCGTCCAGCAGGAAAGCGCCGAGGCTCAAGCCGGGATGTGA